A stretch of the Malus domestica chromosome 08, GDT2T_hap1 genome encodes the following:
- the LOC108170503 gene encoding uncharacterized protein — MMQNKRKKVKVRMKMKMKRRRNQRTTTLVMMIITRSSIHEYSSSELEGLGDGSRHVWENKMFLMKLWSCSTLILMMMRMNTIWKMTLTTNLFYSEKVLHTTCSSHFSWIK, encoded by the exons atgatgcaaaataaaagaaagaaggtGAAGGTGAGGATGAAGATGAAAATGAAGAGAAGGAGGAACCAGAGGACGACGACTTTAGTGATGATGATTATTACAAG AAGTTCTATTCACGAATATTCAAGTTCGGAACTAGAAG GATTAGGTGATGGATCTCGCCATGTGTGGGAAAACAAAATGTTTCTGATGAAACTATGGTCTTGCAgcactctgattttgatgatgatgaggatgaATACAATATGGAAGATGACGCTGACG ACGAACCTCTTTTATAGTGAGAAGGTGTTGCATACGACGTGTTCATCTCATTTCTCTTGGATCAAATGA
- the LOC139198086 gene encoding uncharacterized mitochondrial protein AtMg00810-like, which produces MKLKSLSEIYAMCNLCIVEPENFEEAEGHIAWKKAMEDEMAMIEKNSTWEIVNRRSDKPVIGVKWVYKAKLNLDGTVQKNKARLVAKGYSQQPGVDFNETFALGIEGIFIHQKKYAQTLLDKFGLKGCKSVATLLISNEKLIKDDGTELADSNLYRKIVGSFFYLTATKPNVIFAASLLSRFMHNPTKIHIGIAKRVLRYIAETIDYGIKYDKGEAAILVGFYDNDWGGSDDDIRSTLGYAFTLGSGIFSWASVKQQSVALSIAEVEYQLQKPLDVKINLTHKLNPLLTIVVYV; this is translated from the exons ATGAAACTGAAGAGCTTGAGTGAGATATATGCAATGTGCAATTTATGCATAGTTGAGCCTGAGAACTTTGAAGAAGCTGAGGGTCATATAGCTTGGAAGAAAGCTATGGAAGATGAAATGGCAATGATTGAGAAAAACTCCACTTGGGAAATAGTCAATAGACGTAGTGACAAGCCTGTGATAGGTGTCAAATGGGTGTATAAGGCTAAACttaacttggatggcacggtgCAGAAAAACAAAGCAAGATTGGTGGCAAAGGGCTACTCTCAACAACCAGGAGTTGATTTCAATGAGACCTTTGCTCTA GGAATTGAAGGGATATTTATCCACCAAAAGAAATATGCTCAGACCTTATTAGACAAGTTTGGTCTTAAAGGTTGCAAATCAGTAGCTACACTACTGATCTCAAATGAGAAACTCATCAAAGATGATGGAACAGAACTTGCAGACTCCAATCTTTACAGGAAAATCGTTGGAAGTTTCTTCTACCTAACTGCCACTAAACCTAATGTGATATTTGCAGCAAGTTTACTCTCTAGGTTCATGCATAATCCAACTAAAATTCATATAGGAATAGCCAAAAGGGTACTCAGATACATTGCAGAAACCATTGATTATGGTATCAAGTATGACAAAGGTGAGGCTGCCATTCTAGTTGGATTCTATGACAATGATTGGGGTGGTAGTGATGATGATATAAGAAGCACCTTAGGGTATGCTTTCACTCTTGGTTCAGGGATTTTCTCCTGGGCTTCAGTGAAGCAGCAAAGTGTTGCTTTGTCCATTGCAGAAGTTGAATATCAGTTGCAGAAGCcacttgatgtgaaaattaacttaacacacaaattaaaccctcttttgacaattgtagtatatgtataa